One stretch of Estrella lausannensis DNA includes these proteins:
- the ftsH gene encoding ATP-dependent zinc metalloprotease FtsH, with protein sequence MKDDKKDEFKKGLSNSLIWFLMAAFFMALMVQNFIDAKIAKISFSYQLEHLVNLQLTQPEENRKIALNDNLVTFSGRFRERKTEDGKKRFKFLELLDENHLLKTEIAETVQEITALKPKVIDSAKRFYDLAGITMPSQGVVIAGKGYTFQDQDFSLTINDLQKQTHPNLADLTKQIETLSPTTTASELDSAQESLLRLVQGFRSPAIGIGNQQMKQALAKMESDLETLKKPADSALLKQTVAKLNDIVEEISKGKEGTALTDLRSVRSYRDAVESYSKLSTKLEDNRIQLEKAESAVAGVVWFYNNKEVSTKGLEKEEPEAFKHWFNNAKEEWDAFEQNAGGVFKAPDQPLNMVLEKRFKSQEPTPNYLSYLITILPFLLVILILYFIFSRQMKGMNSSALNFGKSPARLLNKDQNKITFKDVAGLEEEIEELQEIVDFLKNPKKFTALGGRIPKGVLLVGPPGTGKTLIGKAVAGEANRPFFSISGSDFVEMFVGVGASRIRDLFDQAKKSAPCIIFIDEIDAVGRHRGAGIGGGHDEREQTLNQLLVEMDGFDTNEGVIIMAATNRPDVLDKALLRPGRFDRRVMVSLPDIKGRFEILKVHAKKIKLDPSVDLMKIARATPGCSGADLANILNEAALLAARRGRTAVTGEETQEARDKVLYGKERRSMQLDEQEKLTTAYHESGHAIVGLHVEHSDPVDKVTIIPRGFSLGATMFLPKKNKVSYWRKELIDQLAVLMGGRCAEEVFVGDISSGARQDIQQATKLAHSMICEWGMSDKMGVVFYGETSDSGYHGIGGHYEKQYSDDTAKAIDEELKRILQEAHQKALQLIEKHRNQVELMTQMLLKYETLSSEDVEEIANDTFEESKTIKRRQEAEEAHKKKLPPIPPKQDKEDSSKGNEAGPGITQDIRV encoded by the coding sequence ATGAAAGACGACAAGAAAGACGAATTCAAAAAAGGCCTTTCCAACAGCTTGATCTGGTTTCTCATGGCCGCCTTCTTCATGGCGCTGATGGTGCAGAATTTCATTGATGCGAAGATTGCTAAGATTTCCTTCAGCTATCAGCTTGAGCATCTGGTGAACTTGCAGCTAACCCAGCCGGAAGAGAACAGGAAAATAGCCCTTAATGACAATTTGGTCACATTCAGTGGTCGTTTCAGAGAGAGGAAAACGGAAGATGGCAAGAAGCGCTTCAAGTTTTTAGAACTCTTGGATGAAAATCACCTCCTCAAGACAGAAATTGCAGAGACTGTCCAAGAAATTACTGCCCTAAAACCAAAAGTAATCGATTCCGCCAAAAGATTTTATGATCTGGCTGGTATCACGATGCCGTCGCAGGGTGTTGTCATTGCCGGAAAAGGCTATACTTTCCAGGATCAGGATTTTAGCCTGACAATCAACGACCTGCAAAAGCAGACGCATCCAAACTTGGCTGATTTGACAAAACAGATCGAAACCCTAAGTCCTACCACAACAGCTTCTGAGCTTGACAGCGCTCAAGAGAGCCTTCTCCGTCTTGTCCAGGGATTTCGTTCACCTGCCATAGGGATTGGAAACCAGCAGATGAAACAGGCGCTTGCCAAGATGGAGTCTGATCTGGAAACCCTCAAGAAGCCTGCCGATTCTGCACTTCTTAAGCAGACAGTGGCTAAACTGAATGATATCGTCGAAGAAATATCTAAAGGAAAAGAGGGGACGGCGCTGACAGATCTAAGATCTGTAAGAAGCTACAGAGACGCAGTCGAGTCCTATTCCAAGCTCTCCACAAAGTTGGAAGATAACAGAATTCAGTTGGAAAAGGCGGAATCCGCAGTCGCCGGAGTCGTGTGGTTTTACAACAATAAAGAAGTGTCGACAAAGGGGCTTGAAAAAGAAGAGCCCGAAGCGTTTAAGCATTGGTTCAACAATGCTAAAGAAGAATGGGATGCTTTTGAGCAGAATGCAGGTGGTGTTTTCAAGGCGCCAGACCAGCCTCTAAATATGGTGCTTGAAAAGAGATTCAAAAGCCAGGAGCCTACTCCAAACTACTTAAGCTACTTGATCACTATCCTTCCATTCCTGCTCGTGATTTTGATTCTTTACTTTATCTTTTCGAGACAGATGAAAGGGATGAACAGCAGCGCTCTCAACTTTGGAAAGTCTCCAGCGCGCCTTTTGAACAAAGACCAAAATAAAATTACTTTCAAGGATGTAGCCGGTCTTGAAGAAGAGATTGAAGAGCTGCAAGAAATTGTTGATTTCTTAAAAAACCCCAAGAAGTTTACGGCTCTGGGAGGCAGAATTCCCAAAGGTGTGCTGCTTGTAGGTCCTCCTGGAACAGGTAAAACACTCATCGGCAAAGCGGTAGCGGGCGAAGCCAACAGACCCTTTTTCTCCATCTCGGGCTCGGACTTTGTTGAAATGTTTGTGGGTGTTGGCGCGAGCCGTATCCGTGACCTTTTCGACCAGGCCAAGAAAAGCGCTCCCTGTATCATATTCATCGACGAAATCGATGCAGTCGGAAGGCACAGAGGTGCCGGGATTGGCGGCGGCCACGACGAAAGGGAACAGACTCTGAACCAGCTTCTGGTTGAGATGGATGGTTTCGACACCAATGAAGGCGTTATCATCATGGCGGCGACAAACCGCCCCGATGTTTTAGACAAGGCGCTGCTGCGGCCGGGACGCTTTGACAGGCGTGTCATGGTTTCGCTGCCGGATATCAAAGGACGCTTTGAGATCCTGAAAGTGCATGCCAAGAAGATCAAGCTGGATCCTTCGGTAGACCTGATGAAGATTGCGAGAGCCACTCCCGGATGTTCCGGAGCTGATCTAGCCAACATCTTGAATGAAGCGGCGCTGCTCGCGGCACGAAGAGGGCGGACGGCCGTCACGGGTGAAGAGACGCAAGAGGCCAGGGACAAGGTTCTTTATGGTAAAGAGCGCCGTTCCATGCAGCTTGACGAACAAGAGAAGTTGACGACTGCCTATCATGAGTCGGGACACGCTATTGTAGGTCTCCATGTCGAGCACTCAGACCCTGTAGACAAAGTGACGATCATCCCACGAGGCTTTTCCCTAGGCGCGACGATGTTCCTGCCCAAGAAGAACAAGGTGAGCTATTGGAGAAAGGAGCTGATAGATCAGTTGGCGGTCTTGATGGGAGGCAGGTGCGCTGAGGAAGTTTTTGTCGGAGATATCTCTTCGGGAGCAAGACAAGACATCCAGCAAGCTACGAAGCTTGCCCATAGCATGATTTGCGAGTGGGGAATGAGCGACAAGATGGGAGTTGTGTTTTACGGCGAGACGTCCGACTCCGGCTATCATGGAATCGGCGGGCACTACGAAAAGCAATATTCTGACGATACAGCAAAAGCGATTGACGAAGAGCTGAAGAGAATCTTGCAGGAAGCGCATCAAAAGGCGCTTCAATTGATTGAAAAGCACAGGAATCAAGTCGAGTTGATGACTCAAATGCTTCTTAAGTACGAAACGCTGTCTTCAGAAGATGTTGAAGAGATTGCCAATGACACTTTCGAAGAAAGTAAAACAATCAAAAGAAGGCAGGAGGCTGAAGAGGCCCATAAAAAGAAGCTTCCACCAATTCCTCCGAAGCAAGATAAGGAAGATTCTAGCAAAGGTAACGAAGCCGGCCCCGGAATCACTCAGGATATCAGGGTTTAA
- a CDS encoding nucleotide triphosphate diphosphatase NUDT15, with translation MSGALSKANAKSVRVGVGVIVVKDDALLLGKRKGSHGSETWAPPGGHLEFGETPEECAKRELLEETGITALECALGPWSNDYFQNENKHYITLFVFVKAFSGQPRVLEPGKCAEWRYFPISDLPHPLFLPMESMLRSGRLDLAGSR, from the coding sequence GTGTCAGGAGCCTTATCGAAGGCCAACGCTAAAAGCGTTCGAGTCGGTGTGGGAGTGATTGTTGTCAAAGACGACGCACTCCTGCTCGGCAAGAGGAAAGGCTCCCATGGGTCAGAAACATGGGCACCACCCGGAGGCCATCTTGAGTTTGGTGAAACACCTGAAGAGTGCGCCAAAAGAGAGCTTCTGGAAGAGACGGGTATTACGGCTCTAGAATGTGCTCTGGGCCCCTGGTCCAATGACTATTTTCAAAATGAAAATAAACATTACATCACGCTCTTTGTCTTTGTGAAAGCCTTTTCAGGCCAGCCAAGGGTGTTAGAACCTGGAAAATGCGCGGAGTGGCGCTACTTTCCAATATCGGATCTGCCTCACCCTCTTTTTCTACCCATGGAGTCGATGTTGCGTTCTGGAAGGCTTGATCTGGCAGGCTCTCGGTGA
- a CDS encoding single-stranded DNA-binding protein: MMALNKVFIAGRLTRKPELRKTPGGVHVTDLFIALNREFQTQSGEKQQEVCFVDVVVWGKQAEACAEHLNCSSLVFVEGRLQLDVWYGKEERDKRCKLRVAAERVQFLDPKELSKLEEYANCAG; encoded by the coding sequence ATGATGGCACTAAACAAAGTATTTATCGCAGGGAGGCTTACAAGGAAGCCAGAGCTCCGGAAGACCCCTGGAGGAGTTCACGTAACAGATCTCTTCATTGCCCTAAACCGTGAATTTCAGACGCAGTCGGGCGAAAAGCAGCAAGAAGTTTGTTTTGTGGACGTCGTTGTATGGGGCAAGCAGGCTGAAGCGTGCGCCGAGCATCTCAACTGTTCTTCCCTAGTTTTTGTGGAGGGAAGGCTGCAGCTGGATGTGTGGTACGGCAAAGAAGAGCGAGATAAACGCTGCAAACTTCGAGTTGCCGCGGAGAGGGTGCAGTTTTTGGATCCTAAAGAGCTCAGCAAATTGGAAGAATACGCAAATTGTGCTGGGTGA
- a CDS encoding STAS domain-containing protein translates to MPNTEGAVDLKEEKQGNVTVLKLKGRLDAITSPLAEKKVFDCINNGQHLLLLDFSEVDYLSSAGMRMLLSTTKKLKTLSGKLVLCSVSVNVMDVLKMSGFDHVLEITANQQEALKKY, encoded by the coding sequence ATGCCAAACACTGAAGGTGCTGTAGATCTTAAAGAAGAGAAGCAGGGCAACGTCACCGTTCTTAAACTCAAAGGACGTCTTGATGCCATCACATCCCCGCTAGCAGAGAAAAAAGTGTTTGACTGCATCAACAATGGGCAGCATCTGCTTCTCTTGGATTTTTCCGAAGTGGACTATTTGAGCAGTGCGGGAATGAGAATGCTCCTATCAACAACCAAGAAACTGAAGACTCTTTCGGGAAAACTTGTCTTATGCTCCGTCAGCGTTAATGTGATGGATGTTCTTAAAATGTCGGGTTTCGATCACGTTCTTGAAATTACGGCTAATCAACAGGAAGCGCTTAAGAAATACTAG
- the miaA gene encoding tRNA (adenosine(37)-N6)-dimethylallyltransferase MiaA: MSSGASCEQEIERIFFGFGIQAQKQLSSKLTRPRKKVIVISGPTAVGKTNFSLELARELGGEIVSADSMQIYRGMDIGTAKLKQEDRQGIPHHLIDVCDVQDNFNVVDFYYESRHACQEILSRGSVPIVVGGSGFYLHSLIFGPPNGPPSVPEVRKKLEEELESKGVEEMFEKLKRLDPQYAASITCNDKQKIVRGIEIIQLTGKRVSKMTWKGRRKPLNFDFRCWFLYRPREHLYRLIDKRCDQMILEGFLEEVEMLDKNGIRLNSSASQAIGYRQALDYLKSKKTKEDYKIFIEKFKQATRNFAKRQFTWFRQEPSFRWLDMDLHDFEVALDMVVQDYHAGAGN, encoded by the coding sequence GTGTCGTCGGGAGCGTCCTGCGAACAAGAGATTGAGCGCATTTTTTTTGGTTTTGGCATACAAGCTCAAAAGCAGCTATCGTCCAAACTGACAAGACCTAGAAAAAAAGTCATCGTCATTTCCGGCCCGACAGCGGTAGGAAAGACTAATTTTTCTCTGGAGCTGGCCCGTGAACTCGGTGGTGAGATTGTCTCAGCCGATTCTATGCAAATCTATCGTGGAATGGATATCGGGACGGCCAAACTCAAACAGGAAGATAGACAAGGCATTCCCCACCATTTAATCGATGTTTGCGATGTCCAGGACAACTTTAACGTTGTGGATTTCTATTATGAATCGCGCCATGCCTGTCAGGAAATATTGAGCAGGGGATCTGTCCCGATCGTTGTCGGTGGTTCGGGTTTTTATCTGCACTCCCTAATTTTTGGCCCTCCGAACGGCCCTCCTTCCGTTCCTGAAGTGCGAAAAAAACTGGAAGAGGAGCTTGAGTCTAAGGGTGTCGAGGAAATGTTTGAAAAGCTGAAGCGGCTCGATCCTCAATATGCCGCCTCGATCACGTGCAACGACAAACAGAAGATTGTGAGGGGAATAGAAATCATTCAGCTGACAGGCAAGCGTGTCAGCAAAATGACGTGGAAAGGGCGCAGGAAGCCTTTGAACTTTGATTTTCGCTGCTGGTTCCTCTACAGGCCACGAGAGCACCTCTATCGCCTGATCGATAAACGCTGTGATCAGATGATTCTGGAAGGCTTTTTAGAAGAGGTGGAAATGCTCGACAAGAACGGCATCCGGCTTAATTCCTCCGCTTCCCAGGCAATCGGTTACCGCCAAGCACTCGATTACCTCAAAAGCAAAAAGACTAAAGAAGATTATAAGATCTTTATTGAAAAATTCAAGCAGGCGACAAGGAACTTTGCCAAGCGGCAGTTTACCTGGTTCAGGCAAGAGCCCTCTTTCCGCTGGTTGGATATGGATCTGCATGACTTTGAGGTGGCTCTCGACATGGTCGTGCAAGACTATCATGCCGGAGCGGGCAACTAA
- a CDS encoding DUF502 domain-containing protein — translation MKRNFITGLIILLPVAMTVWIVSLLLSWLTAPFSGPVLSVFAKWRILEAGFLFIPGETLQLLLSKLLIVSSLVLITLLLGFVASRFFIHFLLSRWDAIIKKIPFISTVYKTSQDVIHTVLKQDSNSFKQVVIVPFPNPTSHAVGFVTKEKMENVPGKEGKTMVGVFVPTTPNPTSGFIVLYDVSEVTYIDMKVEDALKYVISCGAIMNEPFRPLNASEVSNT, via the coding sequence ATGAAAAGAAATTTTATCACCGGACTAATCATACTACTTCCTGTCGCAATGACGGTGTGGATCGTTTCCCTTTTACTCTCATGGCTAACCGCTCCCTTCTCGGGCCCGGTTCTGTCTGTTTTTGCAAAATGGAGGATTCTTGAAGCAGGATTCCTGTTCATTCCTGGAGAGACGCTCCAACTTCTCTTGAGCAAGCTGCTGATCGTTTCCTCCCTTGTGCTGATTACCTTGCTGCTGGGATTTGTTGCCAGCCGCTTTTTCATCCACTTCCTTCTCAGTCGCTGGGATGCAATCATCAAGAAGATTCCCTTCATCTCAACAGTCTATAAAACAAGCCAAGACGTTATCCACACAGTGCTCAAGCAAGACTCAAACTCCTTTAAGCAGGTAGTCATTGTCCCGTTTCCCAATCCGACCTCTCATGCAGTCGGCTTTGTAACGAAAGAGAAGATGGAGAATGTGCCTGGAAAAGAGGGTAAGACAATGGTAGGGGTCTTTGTCCCCACAACCCCCAACCCCACCTCGGGCTTTATCGTTCTCTATGATGTAAGCGAAGTGACCTATATTGATATGAAAGTCGAGGATGCCCTGAAATATGTTATCTCCTGCGGAGCGATCATGAACGAGCCTTTCAGGCCACTTAACGCATCAGAGGTATCAAATACTTAA
- a CDS encoding ribonuclease R family protein, whose protein sequence is MAKKRKKSKQVRLKDNLTKVLREFLGARKSPLTVAEILQRLSLPEEHAPVIEEILTELKTGGEMAGSGEGFSVKQKPHPEGITGTIRMHPKGFGFVVTDPGFECGGDIFIPKHLTQNAVDGDRVEAVLAAGPCPEKGPEGRVSMILERSRKHLAGIVSEIDNAGYFHAYAPLLGTSQRIFIQPSHEVTLSVGDRIVMEILDWGSKEKMAEGKWLHTIGSIHDPKIDIPAAIEEFDLSSTFPIKALNEAKLFGARVKKSDLEGRLDLTQDFTTTIDPDTAKDFDDAISIEKGKKGYKLGVHIADVSHYVKPGGALDKEAERRCNSTYFPGMCLPMLPKELSENLCSLRPNCIRLTYSALMEFDKKGEMTKYTIQRSYIKSAKRLTYKQAKKLLDSDKESPLRDKLLLMVELATLLKKQRMERGSVDLALPELIIKVDDQGVPTGTETVEYDITHQMIEEFMLKANETVATHLANEGKSVAYRVHDIPQEENIQEFALMARSFGFEIEDNPSPQLIQKLFAKAVDTPYGQYLATNYIRRMRMAYYSPDNIGHYGLSLTHYCHFTSPIRRYADLIIHRLLSGEPVDEQNLDKITSTLSEQERLSSKAEQNVVLLKKLRYLAALKSNEPFREFKAVVTSVKPFGITIDILDIMLETFIHISEIGKDYYEYNERRKELKGRSTGETFTTGTPVTAFLHNVDLIMKETKWELLSEVPDKSDFASRGKERKHRPERAKKNNRRRRR, encoded by the coding sequence ATGGCAAAAAAACGCAAAAAGTCAAAGCAAGTTCGTCTCAAGGACAACTTAACTAAAGTTTTAAGGGAGTTCCTTGGGGCAAGAAAATCACCACTCACTGTCGCAGAAATTTTACAAAGGCTGAGCCTGCCGGAAGAGCACGCCCCTGTCATCGAGGAAATTTTAACGGAACTGAAGACAGGTGGAGAAATGGCCGGAAGCGGAGAGGGCTTTTCCGTCAAGCAAAAACCTCATCCTGAAGGCATTACGGGAACTATCCGAATGCACCCCAAGGGATTTGGATTTGTGGTTACCGACCCCGGTTTTGAGTGTGGCGGAGACATTTTCATTCCGAAGCACCTCACACAAAACGCGGTCGATGGCGATAGAGTGGAAGCCGTCTTGGCGGCAGGGCCCTGCCCGGAAAAGGGACCAGAGGGAAGAGTTTCCATGATTCTTGAAAGATCGCGCAAGCACTTGGCGGGAATCGTGTCGGAAATTGACAATGCAGGCTACTTTCATGCCTATGCGCCGCTTCTCGGGACAAGCCAGCGCATCTTCATTCAACCCTCTCACGAAGTTACTCTCTCGGTCGGAGACCGCATCGTAATGGAAATCCTTGACTGGGGCTCCAAAGAGAAGATGGCGGAAGGAAAATGGCTCCACACAATAGGCAGCATCCACGACCCAAAAATCGATATTCCGGCAGCCATTGAAGAGTTTGATCTTTCCTCCACGTTCCCCATCAAGGCTCTTAACGAAGCCAAGCTGTTTGGGGCACGTGTTAAAAAGAGCGATCTGGAAGGCAGACTGGACTTAACACAAGATTTCACGACCACAATCGACCCTGACACAGCAAAGGACTTCGACGATGCCATCTCGATCGAGAAGGGAAAGAAAGGTTATAAGCTGGGAGTTCACATCGCCGACGTCTCCCACTACGTCAAACCCGGAGGGGCTCTCGATAAAGAAGCGGAAAGACGCTGCAACTCCACTTACTTCCCGGGAATGTGCCTTCCGATGCTGCCCAAAGAACTCTCTGAAAACCTGTGCAGCTTAAGACCCAATTGCATCCGTCTCACCTATAGCGCCCTGATGGAATTCGATAAAAAGGGAGAGATGACAAAATACACCATACAGCGCAGCTATATCAAAAGCGCAAAAAGGCTTACCTACAAGCAAGCCAAAAAGCTGCTTGACAGCGATAAAGAAAGCCCTTTACGCGACAAACTCCTTCTGATGGTTGAGCTGGCGACATTGCTGAAGAAGCAGAGAATGGAAAGAGGCAGCGTCGACTTAGCCCTGCCGGAGCTCATCATCAAAGTTGACGATCAAGGCGTTCCCACAGGCACAGAAACCGTCGAGTATGACATCACTCACCAAATGATTGAAGAGTTCATGCTGAAGGCCAATGAGACAGTGGCGACACATCTTGCCAACGAAGGTAAAAGCGTTGCATACCGCGTCCATGATATTCCACAAGAGGAGAACATTCAGGAATTCGCACTGATGGCACGCTCGTTCGGTTTTGAAATCGAGGACAACCCCTCTCCTCAACTTATCCAGAAGCTATTCGCCAAGGCGGTAGACACGCCCTACGGCCAATACCTCGCAACCAACTACATCCGGCGGATGCGCATGGCGTACTACTCTCCGGACAATATCGGACACTACGGCCTTTCGCTCACCCACTACTGCCATTTCACAAGCCCCATTCGGCGCTACGCAGACCTTATTATCCACAGACTACTCTCTGGAGAGCCTGTCGATGAGCAAAATTTGGACAAGATCACTTCAACTCTCTCGGAGCAGGAAAGGTTGTCTTCGAAAGCGGAACAGAACGTCGTGCTGCTCAAAAAGCTGCGCTATTTGGCCGCTCTAAAAAGCAATGAGCCGTTCAGGGAATTCAAAGCTGTCGTCACTTCCGTGAAACCTTTCGGAATCACGATCGACATTTTGGACATCATGCTGGAGACTTTCATCCACATTTCCGAGATCGGTAAAGACTACTATGAATACAATGAAAGACGAAAAGAGCTCAAAGGGCGCTCCACAGGAGAGACATTTACCACGGGAACACCTGTTACCGCCTTCTTGCACAACGTCGACCTGATCATGAAAGAGACAAAATGGGAGCTCCTCTCCGAAGTTCCGGACAAATCTGACTTTGCCTCGAGAGGCAAAGAAAGGAAACACAGACCCGAGAGAGCCAAGAAGAATAACAGAAGGCGCAGACGATAA
- the leuS gene encoding leucine--tRNA ligase gives MRYNHKAIEAKWQKIWDQTKPFKSERDDNKPKYYVLDMFPYPSGSGLHVGHVEGYTATDIIARYKRQKGFNVLHPMGWDSFGLPAEQYAVRTGTHPRETTKKNIDTFRRQLKSLGFSYDWDREFATSDPRYYKWTQWIFTKLYEKGLAYEADMMVNFCPALGTVLANEEVEDGKAKEGGHAVERRPLRQWVLKITAYAEELIRDLDLVDWPESLKRLQINWIGKSEGAKIFFPVKDRKEQIEIFTTCPHTLFGVTYMVLAPEHPFVADLTTPEQQSAVLAYQKEVMSESDMERTEVGKKKTGVFTGSYAINPATGEPIPIWIADYVLMGYGTGAVMAVPAHDERDFEFAKQFNLPIRAVITPQEKDIKDGESVETVHEEIVKGLRCWIHDGLIINSSSRVFSINGKSVEEAKKAIVEWMEEEKSGERAICYKLRDWLFSRQRYWGEPFPILHFADGTKRVLGIDELPLIPPEISDFKPAGDGQSPLSKVKEWVEIEDPKTSRAARRETNTMPQWAGSCWYYLRFVDPGNENEAWEPGKEKYWLPVDLYVGGVEHAVLHLLYARFWHKVLYDLKLVSTKEPFQSLRNQGLIVARSFQDENNLYVEPADVVEKGGKYFHKVTGQSLKSQVEKMSKSKLNGITPDDIIEEFGADALRLYEMFMGPLEKEKVWNTDAVSGCRRFLQRFYDLSDSELLQDEDTEEANKLAHRLVRSVTKDIEALQFNTAISTMMEFINDFTKLPKHPKSAVGCLAQCLQPFAPHMAAEVWERLKLEGDINTKPYPEVDEKYLVDATATYVVQVNGKLRGRFELPKDREEKEILALAKENPLVSKHLDGKMILKVVFVPNKLLNIVTE, from the coding sequence ATGAGATATAATCATAAAGCAATTGAAGCTAAATGGCAAAAAATTTGGGATCAAACCAAGCCATTCAAATCAGAAAGGGATGACAATAAGCCAAAATATTATGTCCTGGATATGTTTCCCTACCCTTCCGGATCAGGGCTTCACGTTGGCCATGTCGAGGGTTACACCGCTACCGATATTATTGCCAGGTACAAAAGGCAGAAGGGGTTTAACGTTCTTCATCCGATGGGCTGGGACAGCTTCGGACTTCCGGCTGAGCAGTACGCCGTCAGGACAGGAACACACCCCAGGGAAACCACGAAAAAAAATATCGACACCTTCAGACGGCAACTTAAATCTTTAGGATTCAGCTACGACTGGGACAGGGAGTTTGCGACATCCGATCCCCGTTATTACAAATGGACGCAGTGGATTTTCACCAAGCTTTATGAAAAAGGGCTCGCTTATGAAGCCGATATGATGGTCAATTTCTGCCCTGCCCTGGGAACTGTGCTCGCCAACGAAGAGGTCGAGGATGGAAAAGCCAAAGAGGGCGGCCATGCCGTGGAGAGACGTCCTCTGCGCCAGTGGGTGCTCAAGATCACCGCTTATGCTGAAGAGCTTATCCGTGACCTAGATCTAGTCGATTGGCCCGAAAGCTTGAAAAGATTGCAAATCAACTGGATAGGGAAAAGTGAGGGAGCCAAGATCTTCTTCCCCGTAAAAGATCGTAAGGAACAAATCGAGATCTTCACCACCTGTCCGCATACTCTTTTTGGCGTGACCTACATGGTTCTCGCTCCTGAACACCCCTTTGTTGCTGACCTGACGACCCCCGAGCAACAATCTGCTGTTTTGGCCTATCAGAAAGAGGTCATGAGCGAAAGCGACATGGAAAGGACTGAGGTGGGTAAGAAGAAGACAGGGGTCTTCACAGGCAGTTATGCCATCAACCCGGCGACTGGTGAGCCAATTCCGATCTGGATCGCCGATTATGTTCTCATGGGATATGGAACAGGAGCTGTTATGGCTGTGCCTGCCCATGACGAAAGGGATTTTGAGTTTGCCAAGCAGTTTAACCTACCGATCAGAGCTGTCATCACTCCTCAAGAAAAGGACATCAAGGATGGGGAAAGTGTGGAGACGGTTCATGAGGAGATTGTCAAAGGGCTGCGGTGCTGGATCCACGATGGTCTTATCATCAATAGCTCTTCGAGAGTTTTTTCGATCAACGGTAAAAGTGTCGAAGAGGCGAAAAAAGCGATCGTGGAGTGGATGGAAGAGGAAAAGTCTGGTGAGCGCGCTATCTGCTATAAGCTGCGCGACTGGCTCTTCTCCCGTCAGCGCTACTGGGGCGAGCCTTTCCCTATTTTGCACTTTGCCGATGGCACTAAGAGGGTGCTGGGAATCGACGAACTGCCTCTGATACCACCTGAGATTAGTGACTTCAAGCCCGCAGGGGATGGTCAAAGTCCGTTGTCCAAAGTTAAGGAATGGGTGGAAATTGAAGACCCCAAAACTTCGAGAGCGGCAAGAAGGGAGACCAATACCATGCCGCAGTGGGCCGGCTCTTGCTGGTACTATCTGAGATTTGTCGATCCCGGTAATGAAAACGAAGCGTGGGAGCCGGGTAAGGAAAAGTACTGGCTGCCGGTCGACCTTTATGTCGGGGGAGTGGAACATGCCGTACTCCATCTTTTATACGCCAGGTTCTGGCATAAGGTTCTCTATGACTTGAAGCTCGTGTCGACCAAAGAGCCTTTCCAGTCACTAAGGAACCAAGGGCTGATTGTGGCAAGGTCGTTCCAAGATGAGAATAACCTCTACGTAGAACCGGCAGATGTCGTGGAGAAGGGAGGCAAGTATTTTCACAAAGTGACGGGCCAATCTCTTAAAAGCCAAGTTGAGAAGATGTCGAAATCGAAGCTCAACGGCATCACGCCAGATGATATTATCGAAGAGTTTGGAGCTGACGCGTTGAGGCTTTATGAGATGTTCATGGGGCCGCTCGAGAAAGAGAAGGTTTGGAATACCGATGCTGTCAGCGGTTGCCGCAGGTTCTTGCAAAGGTTTTACGATCTGTCGGATTCGGAGCTGCTCCAGGATGAAGACACGGAGGAGGCAAACAAGCTGGCACACCGGTTGGTTCGTTCGGTCACAAAAGACATTGAAGCGCTTCAGTTTAATACCGCGATCTCGACGATGATGGAGTTCATCAACGACTTCACGAAGCTGCCGAAGCATCCAAAATCTGCTGTGGGATGCCTCGCTCAGTGCTTGCAGCCTTTTGCTCCGCATATGGCCGCAGAAGTTTGGGAGCGTCTGAAGCTAGAAGGTGATATCAATACCAAGCCCTATCCTGAAGTTGATGAGAAGTACCTTGTGGACGCGACGGCGACGTATGTGGTGCAGGTCAATGGAAAGTTGCGAGGGCGTTTTGAGTTGCCGAAGGATCGTGAAGAGAAAGAGATCCTGGCTTTGGCCAAGGAAAATCCGCTTGTATCGAAGCATCTTGACGGCAAGATGATTCTAAAAGTGGTTTTTGTCCCTAACAAGCTTTTGAATATCGTCACCGAGTAG